The DNA region GCCGTGACCAAATTCATGGAATAAAGTGACGACTTCATCATGTGTAAACAAGGCAGGTTTATCACCCACTGGCTTGTTGAAGTTACAGGTCAAATAAGCCACTGGCGATTGAGTTGCACCATCAGCCAGAGTGCGACGTACGCGACACTCATCCATCCAAGCGCCACCACGTTTGTGTTCACGAGCATATAAATCTAAGTAGAAGCTACCGCGCAATTGACCTTGGCTATCGGTGATTTCAAAGAAACGTACCGACTCATGCCAAACATCAACGCCAGTTTTTTCAGTCACTGTCATGCCGAAGATGCGATTTAATACTTCAAATAAGCCAGATACCGCTTTCGATTCTGGGAAGTATGGACGCAATTCTTCATCGGAAATTTGGAACAGTTTGTGTTTTTGCTTTTCGCTGTAGTAAGCAATGTCCCACAGGTTTAATTCAGTGACGCCACATTCTTGCTCAGCAAATTGACGTAGTTCCTCAACTTCACGTTCACCTTGAGGCTTGGCTTTGGTGGCCAAGTTATTAAGAAACTCTAAAACTTGCGCTGGCGTTTCTGCCATTTTGGTGGCTAGCGATTTCTCAGCATAAGAGCTAAAGCCAAGTAGACGGGCGATTTCATGACGAAGTTTTAATTCTTCCGCCATCACTTCAGTGTTATCCCACTTACCCGCATTTGGACCGCGATCGGAAGCGCGAGTCACAAAGGCTTCATACATCTCTTGACGGAGTACTTGGTTATCGCAATAGGTCATCACTGGAATGTAAGATGGCATTTCGAGTGTTAGCAACCAACCGTCCAACTCTTTAGCTTGGGCATTCGCTTTGGCCGCTGCCATTGCCGACTCTGGCATTCCAGCTAATTCTTTTTCATCGGTAATGTGCTTAGTCCAACCCATAGTCGCATCAAGCACATTATTCGAGAACTTAGAGCCCAGCTCAGATAGGCGCTTGCTGATTTCGCCATAACGCTTTTGTTGATCGGCAGGTAAACCAATACCCGATAATTCAAAATCTTTTAATGCATCGGTGATCGATTTTTGTTGCGCAGTATTGAGGCTAGCAAATTCATCACTGGCTTTAAGTGCTTTATACGCTTCATACAGCCCTTTATGTTGCCCAACCCAAGTGCTGTACTCGGACAATAATGGCAAACAAGCTTCATAGGCTTCACGTAGCTCTTCACTATTTTGAACCGAGTTTAAGTGACTGACCGGTGACCAAAGACGACTTAAACGATCATCGGTTTCCGTTAGTGGTTCACAAAGACTATCCCA from Vibrio casei includes:
- the prlC gene encoding oligopeptidase A — protein: MFNPLLSFVESKDGLPPFSQIKPEHVQLAVEQAIADCRAQVEKVLAGGAEPTWDSLCEPLTETDDRLSRLWSPVSHLNSVQNSEELREAYEACLPLLSEYSTWVGQHKGLYEAYKALKASDEFASLNTAQQKSITDALKDFELSGIGLPADQQKRYGEISKRLSELGSKFSNNVLDATMGWTKHITDEKELAGMPESAMAAAKANAQAKELDGWLLTLEMPSYIPVMTYCDNQVLRQEMYEAFVTRASDRGPNAGKWDNTEVMAEELKLRHEIARLLGFSSYAEKSLATKMAETPAQVLEFLNNLATKAKPQGEREVEELRQFAEQECGVTELNLWDIAYYSEKQKHKLFQISDEELRPYFPESKAVSGLFEVLNRIFGMTVTEKTGVDVWHESVRFFEITDSQGQLRGSFYLDLYAREHKRGGAWMDECRVRRTLADGATQSPVAYLTCNFNKPVGDKPALFTHDEVVTLFHEFGHGIHHMLTQVEVAAVSGINGVPWDAVELPSQFLENWCWEEEALSFISGHYQTGEALPKEMLDKMLAAKNFQSAMFILRQLEFGLFDFTLHSQYDPEVGAKVLETLAEVKAKVAVLPSLEWNRFSHAFSHIFAGGYSAGYYSYLWAEVLSSDAFSRFEEEGIFNKETGQSFLNNILEMGGSEEPMELFKRFRGREPQIDAMLRHAGIEG